From Aedes albopictus strain Foshan chromosome 1, AalbF5, whole genome shotgun sequence, one genomic window encodes:
- the LOC115260052 gene encoding uncharacterized protein LOC115260052, which produces MMHAAKECGKCSSGGLVGQMVGCDMCDVWFHAGCVGETETSLNPDRTWKCSLCSKEDAGEVASRHTSKSVRSSASSRARRELLLQQLEEQRALKLKQRAEEDKIRKKRAEEDEAFLQQKLDLILEEDDESRSSRLSSRASRKKVVDWLSNSQGDRVAIGLSHNGAYPQLPVPLASTSTGRSTGPAHPASEPAAGIPTSSSTPQSGKAIGVDIPQTSLSQQVEPISSSTSIRRDNLESRSPVQPCSSTMYTVRQSFPRVVNGQTSHVNHIFGNCVSKSIADTKVTFSGQFGEVVPPKCQTIAGRMPVPRNSMISSVVGMSTEASVVPPCDTVPYASVTYPTTSAAIQHPQANQRPASANLMIGSAGLESTPPGVHHFGASQTGTSHQPVPSSAQLAARQVMPRELPDFSGDPQDWPLFSSSFYNSTAACGFTDAENLARLQRCLKGHALDSVKSRLLMPESVPHVMETLRKLYGRPEVLIHTLLRRLRSVPPPRSENLQSVITFGMAVRNLVDHMFVAQLLDHLRNPMLLHELVEKLPSSMKMQWSWYKRSQTDVNLATFGAFMDELVNTASDVTFPVDTLAQHSTTGQTGREKQKFYVHVESGEEHAVIQTTEGRSKSSPWQDRSNKSCHYCTAEEHISQCPQFKALDVDGRWKAIRSKGLCRTCLIPHRRWPCRSRKECEIDGCRLRHHALLHSRTDASVNRSSSESRMSSNEARVTQQNHHSTLSYCLFRYLPVTLEMNGKQVETFAFLDDGCQTTLMEAGLAADLDIAGPGESLWLGWTGNITREENGSQRVTLNISGSGMSSKYKLNNVRTVQRLQLQGQTFQYEELKKTYPHLRGLPLRSYVNAVPRLIIGIEHAQLLTALKVREGKSNDPVAVKTRLGWCVYGKQAIGEGLPVERLHLHTEEQQMGNRELHDLMKQYFAVEEAAVATPIESVDDSRARRILEQTTRRTRGGFETGLLWRYDKPVFPDSYPLAMRRLQCLEKRLNKDEGLRNKVIALIRDYEAKGYAHKITQEELESTDSCQTWFLPLGVVRNPKKPEKIRLIWDAAAQVHGTSFNDMLLKAPDMLTSLFAVLLRFRQRSIAVCGDIREMFHQIRIIPRDKQYQRFILREHPDEEPQIYVMDVATFGATCSPCSSQFVKNKNAKELESDFPEAAEAIINAHYVDDYLDSVDSIEKAVKLVKDVRHVHALGGFEIRNFVSNSPEVLRQLGEPRSLHKKSLDLDGSVNIERVLGMVWKPNEDVFTFDVVLKEDLKQFLVQSVMPTKRQVLRLVMSLFDPYGFIAHFVVHGTILMQHIWRTGTEWDEVIAPELHQMWRDWIRLLERLQEVEVPRCFFGSTSSQIPANIQLHVFVDASEQAYACAAYLRIVQAGAIHCVLVAAKTKVAPLKPLSIPRLELQACIIGCRLMETVKAALNLNIEERYFWTDSTTALAWIKSDSRRYHPYVAFRVGEILNSSNIDEWHHVPSKQNVADLATKWGCGPDFLPDSRWYIGELFLYQSKSEWPKQVQKQQCYTEEEVRAVYHLHRELPQPLIDVTRFSNWNRLIRTAAYVYRALKKFRNEKIHGILTSDELLQGENLLWRQTQFQAFPDEYTALEYNSQHPTEEPISLEKCSKLYTESPFIDDSGVIRMNSRILAAPSASFETKYPVILPKDHPTTRLLVDSYHRRFLHGNNNTVFNEVRQRFRVPQLRSIIKRISNECQHCKIKKAEPRPPMMAPLPAVRLTPNIRAFSYSGVDYFGPLLVKQGRSLVKRWVALFTCLTIRAVHLEIVHSLTTQSCVMAIRRFVSRRGAPVTFYSDNGTCFKGANSLLCEQIQSIHENCAVTFTNARTTWHFNPPSAPHMGGCWERMVRSVKTAMAAIAGHPQHPSDEVLETVVLEAEAIINSRPLTFIPIDDADQEALTPNHFLLYGSTGVVQPRSAFTVEGTTLRDSWKLSQYLVDQFWKRWVLEYLPTLTRRTKWFQSTKPLDTGDIVFVVDESKRSGWLRGRIIEVIRGKDGQTRRAVVRTKDGVLTRPAVKLALLDVSSNRNQCADEDSPELHGRGNVKNNHRAAVFSNATHHQPQQQQQRPEPTTSQQALSLAAEGLNQTQIVGQAPFVTSLQWVVSPSRNEAKPASVSSSHSSQALARLKLQMLEEIRNVERREVE; this is translated from the coding sequence ATGATGCACGCGGCAAAGGAATGCGGGAAATGCTCCTCCGGCGGTCTAGTCGGACAGATGGTCGGATGTGATATGTGCGACGTCTGGTTCCACGCCGGTTGCGTCGGCGAAACGGAGACAAGTCTCAACCCAGATAGGACGTGGAAGTGCAGCCTTTGTTCCAAGGAGGATGCCGGGGAAGTTGCTAGTCGCCACACGAGTAAGTCAGTGAGAAGCTCAGCGAGTAGTAGAGCACGGAGGGAACTTCTACTGCAGCAGCTGGAGGAGCAGCGCGCTTTGAAACTGAAGCAGCGGGCGGAAGAAGATAAAATCCGTAAGAAGCGGGCTGAGGAGGATGAGGCCTTTCTTCAGCAAAAGTTGGACCTTATCCTGGAGGAAGACGACGAAAGCAGAAGCAGCAGACTGAGTAGTCGAGCAAGCCGGAAGAAAGTGGTGGATTGGCTCAGCAATAGCCAAGGTGATCGGGTAGCAATCGGGTTGTCGCACAACGGAGCCTACCCTCAATTGCCTGTACCGCTCGCATCGACATCAACCGGTCGCTCAACGGGGCCGGCACATCCTGCTTCTGAGCCAGCGGCTGGAATTCCCACTTCGTCATCAACACCACAGTCAGGTAAAGCGATAGGAGTAGACATCCCTCAGACTAGTTTATCACAGCAGGTAGAACCAATATCCTCCAGTACAAGTATTAGGCGAGACAATCTCGAGTCTAGGTCCCCAGTACAGCCTTGTTCCTCGACAATGTACACAGTTAGACAGTCATTTCCTCGCGTTGTCAATGGTCAAACTTCCCACGTGAACCACATATTCGGAAATTGCGTTTCTAAATCAATTGCTGACACAAAAGTGACCTTTTCGGGCCAGTTTGGAGAAGTAGTTCCTCCCAAATGTCAAACGATTGCTGGTCGTATGCCAGTGCCACGAAATTCGATGATCAGTTCGGTCGTCGGTATGTCAACAGAAGCATCAGTAGTTCCTCCATGTGATACCGTACCCTACGCGAGTGTAACATACCCAACGACATCAGCAGCTATTCAACATCCGCAAGCAAATCAGCGACCAGCATCGGCTAATCTGATGATTGGTTCCGCCGGTTTGGAGTCCACGCCGCCCGGTGTGCATCACTTTGGAGCGTCGCAAACGGGAACATCGCACCAACCGGTGCCCAGTAGTGCACAATTGGCGGCGAGACAGGTGATGCCACGCGAGTTACCGGACTTTTCCGGGGATCCACAAGACTGGCCGTTGTTTTCCAGCTCCTTCTACAATTCAACGGCAGCGTGTGGGTTCACAGACGCGGAGAACCTAGCTAGGCTTCAACGGTGTCTGAAAGGACACGCACTGGATTCGGTGAAGAGTCGTTTGTTGATGCCTGAATCAGTGCCGCATGTAATGGAAACGTTGCGCAAACTGTATGGCAGGCCAGAAGTGCTCATCCACACACTCCTGCGAAGACTACGAAGCGTTCCGCCTCCGAGATCGGAGAATCTGCAATCGGTCATCACTTTCGGAATGGCTGTGAGAAACCTAGTCGACCATATGTTTGTGGCACAGCTGCTGGATCATCTCCGTAACCCTATGCTGCTACACGAGTTGGTGGAGAAACTTCCGTCATCGATGAAAATGCAGTGGTCGTGGTACAAACGCTCGCAAACAGATGTGAACCTGGCGACATTTGGAGCGTTTATGGATGAGCTAGTCAACACAGCTTCAGACGTCACTTTTCCAGTTGACACCCTAGCTCAGCACTCAACAACAGGCCAAACTGGAAGGGAGAAGCAGAAGTTTTACGTGCATGTAGAGTCAGGAGAGGAACATGCCGTGATTCAGACTACAGAAGGCAGATCAAAATCATCACCCTGGCAGGACAGAAGCAATAAATCCTGCCACTACTGTACCGCTGAGGAGCACATTTCACAGTGCCCACAGTTCAAGGCTCTGGATGTAGATGGGAGGTGGAAGGCAATCCGTTCTAAAGGTCTCTGCAGAACCTGTTTGATTCCGCATCGAAGATGGCCCTGTCGTTCACGAAAGGAGTGTGAAATCGACGGTTGCCGATTACGCCATCACGCACTGTTGCATTCGCGAACTGATGCCAGTGTTAATCGGAGTTCGTCCGAGAGTAGGATGTCATCGAACGAGGCGAGAGTTACCCAACAAAATCATCATTCGACACTGAGCTACTGTCTGTTTCGTTACCTACCGGTGACACTAGAAATGAACGGGAAACAGGTGGAAACCTTCGCCTTTTTGGATGATGGCTGCCAAACAACCCTCATGGAAGCAGGACTGGCAGCTGATCTAGACATCGCCGGGCCGGGTGAATCACTCTGGCTTGGATGGACGGGTAACATAACACGAGAGGAAAATGGATCGCAGCGCGTAACATTGAACATTTCCGGCAGTGGTATGAGCAGCAAATACAAATTGAATAACGTACGTACAGTTCAGAGGCTTCAACTGCAAGGGCAGACGTTCCAGTACGAGGAGTTGAAGAAGACGTACCCACATCTACGCGGCCTTCCGCTGCGCAGTTACGTCAATGCTGTGCCAAGACTCATCATCGGCATTGAACATGCACAACTGTTAACGGCATTGAAGGTGCGAGAGGGCAAATCAAACGACCCAGTAGCTGTTAAGACTAGACTGGGATGGTGTGTCTACGGCAAGCAGGCGATTGGAGAGGGCTTACCTGTTGAGCGATTGCATCTTCACACCGAGGAGCAACAAATGGGAAACCGTGAGCTACATGATTTGATGAAGCAGTACTTCGCTGTTGAGGAAGCGGCGGTGGCTACCCCGATCGAGTCTGTGGATGACAGCCGAGCTCGACGGATTCTGGAGCAGACAACACGTAGAACGCGGGGAGGATTCGAGACCGGATTGCTCTGGAGATACGACAAACCTGTATTTCCAGACAGCTATCCACTAGCAATGCGTAGACTACAGTGTTTAGAAAAGCGACTCAATAAGGATGAAGGCCTGAGAAACAAAGTTATTGCTCTTATACGTGACTATGAGGCGAAAGGCTACGCGCACAAGATTACCCAAGAAGAGCTAGAATCCACCGATTCGTGTCAAACTTGGTTCCTTCCACTGGGGGTAGTAAGAAACCCAAAGAAGCCGGAGAAAATCCGTCTTATCTGGGATGCTGCTGCGCAAGTACATGGAACGTCGTTCAACGACATGCTGCTGAAAGCACCGGACATGCTGACGTCGTTGTTTGCTGTTCTGCTGAGGTTCAGGCAGAGATCGATCGCGGTGTGTGGAGACATCCGCGAAATGTTCCATCAAATTCGGATCATACCTCGGGACAAGCAGTATCAACGGTTCATACTTCGTGAGCACCCAGATGAAGAACCCCAAATCTACGTGATGGACGTGGCAACATTTGGAGCAACATGCTCGCCTTGCTCGTCTCAGTTCGTCAAGAACAAAAACGCAAAAGAGTTGGAGTCGGACTTCCCAGAAGCAGCTGAAGCGATCATCAACGCGCACTATGTCGATGATTACCTCGACAGCGTAGACTCCATAGAAAAAGCAGTAAAGCTGGTAAAGGATGTAAGGCACGTACACGCTCTAGGTGGCTTCGAAATTCGAAACTTCGTTTCAAACTCCCCAGAAGTCTTGCGGCAGTTGGGAGAGCCAAGGAGCTTGCACAAGAAGTCGCTTGATCTAGATGGCTCGGTAAACATCGAGCGTGTACTCGGGATGGTGTGGAAGCCAAATGAGGATGTGTTCACATTCGACGTAGTGCTAAAAGAGGATTTGAAACAGTTTCTAGTGCAGTCAGTCATGCCCACAAAGCGGCAAGTGCTACGGCTGGTGATGTCGCTGTTCGATCCCTATGGATTCATCGCTCATTTCGTCGTCCACGGCACAATTCTAATGCAACACATTTGGAGGACGGGTACAGAATGGGATGAAGTGATTGCGCCGGAGCTGCACCAAATGTGGAGAGATTGGATTCGTCTACTGGAGCGTTTACAGGAAGTTGAAGTTCCACGTTGTTTCTTCGGTTCGACTAGCAGCCAAATACCTGCAAACATACAGCTGCACGTATTTGTCGACGCCAGCGAGCAAGCTTATGCATGCGCGGCCTATTTGCGTATAGTGCAAGCTGGAGCTATCCACTGTGTTCTCGTTGCAGCTAAAACAAAAGTAGCCCCTTTGAAACCACTGTCGATTCCTCGGCTGGAACTCCAAGCTTGTATTATTGGATGCCGACTAATGGAAACAGTCAAGGCAGCTCTGAATCTCAACATCGAAGAGCGTTATTTCTGGACAGATTCCACAACAGCCCTCGCTTGGATTAAATCCGATAGCCGAAGGTATCATCCCTATGTAGCGTTCCGAGTAGGAGAAATTCTCAACAGCTCTAACATTGACGAGTGGCATCACGTTCCATCGAAGCAGAATGTAGCCGACTTGGCCACGAAATGGGGATGCGGACCAGACTTTCTACCGGACAGTCGCTGGTACATCGGAGAACTTTTTCTCTACCAATCCAAATCGGAATGGCCGAAGCAGGTCCAGAAACAACAGTGTTACACAGAAGAGGAAGTACGCGCTGTCTACCATCTCCATCGGGAACTACCACAACCACTTATCGATGTGACAAGGTTCTCCAATTGGAATCGATTGATTCGGACGGCAGCATATGTGTATCGGGCGTTAAAAAAGTTTCGGAATGAGAAAATCCATGGAATCTTAACTAGTGACGAGCTGCTACAGGGAGAAAATCTTTTGTGGCGTCAGACGCAGTTTCAAGCCTTTCCGGACGAATATACTGCGCTGGAATATAACAGTCAGCATCCAACGGAGGAACCGATAAGTCTGGAAAAGTGCAGCAAACTATATACAGAATCGCCGTTTATAGATGATTCGGGGGTGATTAGGATGAACAGTAGGATTTTGGCAGCACCTAGCGCTTCTTTTGAAACGAAATATCCAGTGATATTGCCGAAAGATCATCCCACTACTCGCCTCTTGGTTGATAGTTATCACCGCCGTTTTCTACATGGCAACAACAATACAGTCTTCAACGAAGTTCGACAACGCTTCAGAGTTCCCCAACTACGATCTATCATCAAACGGATTTCTAATGAATGCCAGCACTGTAAAATAAAGAAAGCCGAACCCAGACCCCCCATGATGGCACCGCTTCCAGCTGTACGGCTAACTCCGAACATCCGGGCATTCAGTTATAGTGGAGTGGATTACTTCGGCCCTCTATTAGTCAAACAGGGACGAAGCTTGGTGAAACGCTGGGTGGCACTGTTCACGTGTCTCACCATACGTGCTGTGCATTTAGAAATCGTACACAGCTTGACTACGCAGTCCTGCGTAATGGCCATTCGTCGATTCGTCAGCCGCAGAGGAGCCCCGGTTACGTTTTACTCTGACAACGGGACCTGTTTCAAGGGAGCGAACAGTCTACTTTGTGAGCAGATCCAATCAATCCATGAGAACTGCGCGGTAACTTTCACGAATGCCAGGACAACGTGGCACTTCAATCCGCCATCGGCACCCCACATGGGCGGATGTTGGGAGCGGATGGTTCGCTCTGTCAAGACCGCAATGGCAGCTATCGCAGGACACCCCCAGCACCCAAGTGACGAAGTGTTGGAGACCGTAGTATTGGAGGCAGAAGCAATTATCAATTCACGACCGCTGACTTTCATTCCGATCGATGACGCCGATCAAGAGGCTCTAACACCGAACCACTTCTTGCTCTACGGTTCTACAGGAGTTGTTCAACCAAGATCAGCGTTCACAGTCGAAGGAACTACTCTACGAGATAGCTGGAAACTTTCTCAGTACTTAGTAGATCAATTCTGGAAGCGGTGGGTTCTGGAGTATCTGCCAACGTTGACTAGGCGTACAAAGTGGTTTCAATCTACAAAACCGTTGGATACCGGAGACATCGTGTTTGTAGTTGATGAGAGCAAACGGAGCGGATGGCTGCGAGGACGGATTATTGAAGTTATAAGAGGCAAGGATGGACAGACCAGAAGAGCAGTCGTACGAACGAAAGATGGAGTGCTAACGCGGCCTGCCGTTAAGCTAGCATTACTGGACGTTAGTTCAAATAGGAATCAGTGTGCAGATGAGGATTCCCCGGAACTTCACGGGAGGGGGAATGTAAAAAATAACCACAGGGCAGCAGTGTTCAGCAACGCCACG